A genomic segment from Candidatus Zixiibacteriota bacterium encodes:
- a CDS encoding glycosyltransferase family 87 protein has protein sequence MYDSENLDHSESSSWATYSEAVSVNAETTRNFLSRRSVRLVALSILVLLLIVFLIQTYHRAYRDVGYDFTSYLLSAKAVMHGENPFETDTPFTYSYPMFFAFVLIPLSLLPYWLSNFVWYLINVAAMLGSIIILLRLSLQDSSTSWGRHLFAPVVLVLMLLTSILQNHFLNGQVNFVVLLFCVLFLKYDSEDKPLAASVFLALAAAIKLVPLIFFVFLLLRRRFKTLILSALLFSAFFILPVVTLGGDTFTIYGEYIRGFVFGKFSGGGAHDSGQIYFTLSGVVGNLVPALQGWSGLKVISALIVVLTVGIIDVVSRRKDNRRSDVWVFSLYLLAILFITPLSEKHHLAYLIPAASALLVRLLYDRSHSVLPGGMLLTGFFIFFYLGNGFGGPLYFISLTLLFVALARISLRHPVSQPN, from the coding sequence ATGTATGATAGTGAGAACCTTGACCACTCCGAGTCTTCATCGTGGGCCACGTACTCTGAGGCGGTCAGCGTGAACGCAGAAACAACTCGCAATTTTCTATCAAGACGTAGCGTAAGGCTTGTCGCTCTGTCCATTCTGGTCCTGCTGTTGATCGTCTTTTTGATTCAAACTTACCACCGTGCTTATCGCGATGTCGGATATGACTTCACGAGCTATCTTCTCTCGGCAAAGGCGGTGATGCACGGAGAGAATCCGTTTGAAACCGACACTCCCTTTACATACAGCTATCCAATGTTCTTTGCCTTTGTCTTAATTCCGCTCAGTCTTCTGCCCTACTGGCTAAGCAACTTCGTCTGGTATCTGATCAATGTAGCAGCAATGCTCGGTTCGATAATCATTCTACTGCGACTATCATTGCAGGACAGCTCGACCTCGTGGGGGCGTCATCTGTTTGCGCCTGTTGTACTGGTTCTAATGCTTCTCACTTCCATTCTTCAGAACCACTTTCTCAACGGGCAGGTCAATTTCGTTGTGCTGCTGTTTTGCGTCCTGTTTTTGAAATACGACTCCGAGGACAAACCTCTGGCGGCATCAGTATTCCTTGCTCTGGCGGCCGCCATTAAGCTCGTGCCACTCATATTCTTCGTGTTTCTGCTCTTGCGACGCCGGTTCAAAACGTTGATCCTGTCGGCTCTTTTATTTTCCGCCTTCTTCATTCTGCCGGTTGTCACCCTCGGTGGCGACACCTTCACCATTTATGGCGAGTACATCCGCGGCTTTGTTTTTGGCAAATTCTCCGGTGGAGGAGCACACGACTCCGGGCAGATATACTTTACACTCAGCGGTGTGGTTGGAAACCTTGTACCGGCGTTGCAGGGTTGGTCGGGCCTTAAGGTCATCTCCGCACTTATTGTGGTACTGACGGTCGGCATTATCGATGTAGTCTCTCGGCGCAAGGACAACCGGAGATCGGACGTGTGGGTCTTTAGCCTCTACCTTCTGGCGATATTGTTTATAACTCCGCTCTCCGAAAAACATCATCTGGCCTATCTGATTCCGGCAGCGTCAGCTTTGTTGGTCAGACTACTTTACGACCGCAGCCATTCCGTCTTGCCGGGCGGGATGCTGCTGACCGGTTTCTTCATCTTTTTCTATCTGGGCAACGGCTTTGGTGGGCCTCTCTATTTTATATCCTTGACTCTCCTCTTCGTGGCTCTTGCCCGGATATCCTTACGACATCCTGTGTCACAGCCAAATTAG
- a CDS encoding alpha/beta hydrolase — MKVLRMFLGLVLVIVGVFAVVSIYLYFNQKNMMFYPTKDLAVTPGDINIAFEDVFIDTSDRARLHAWYVQPQTESKKVVLFCHGNAGNISHRLETVEFLYNRGVNVLIFDYRGYGRSTGEPDEDGLYADATACYEWLKQGRGFSPDSIYIFGRSLGGAVAIELATKVPCAALIVESSFTTAAEMADKIFPILPTRLLLKYEFRSIDKIDRVNCPLLVTHSPDDDLVPFEMGRALFERANEPKEFVELFGGHNDRGYINSPPYVEAFKRLFATTQ, encoded by the coding sequence ATGAAGGTTCTGAGAATGTTTCTGGGGCTTGTTTTAGTCATAGTTGGCGTTTTCGCGGTAGTTTCGATCTATCTGTATTTCAATCAGAAGAACATGATGTTCTACCCGACGAAGGATTTGGCGGTCACGCCCGGCGATATCAATATCGCCTTCGAAGATGTTTTTATCGATACGTCCGATCGCGCGCGACTTCACGCTTGGTATGTCCAACCGCAGACAGAATCGAAAAAAGTCGTGCTGTTCTGCCACGGGAACGCCGGAAACATCTCGCATCGTCTGGAGACAGTCGAGTTTCTGTACAATCGGGGTGTCAATGTTCTGATATTCGATTACCGCGGGTATGGTCGCTCGACCGGCGAGCCGGATGAGGATGGTCTCTATGCCGATGCTACGGCTTGCTATGAATGGCTAAAGCAAGGCAGAGGTTTTTCGCCTGATAGTATTTATATTTTCGGACGGTCTTTGGGCGGCGCGGTGGCTATTGAGCTTGCCACGAAAGTGCCGTGCGCTGCTTTGATTGTGGAATCATCGTTTACGACAGCAGCCGAGATGGCTGACAAGATTTTCCCGATTTTACCGACGAGACTTCTTTTGAAATACGAATTCCGCTCGATAGACAAAATCGACAGGGTTAACTGCCCTTTGCTGGTGACGCATTCACCCGATGATGATCTGGTGCCGTTCGAGATGGGGAGAGCTTTGTTTGAGAGGGCCAACGAACCGAAAGAGTTCGTGGAGCTTTTCGGCGGCCACAACGACCGGGGCTATATCAACTCCCCGCCGTATGTTGAGGCTTTCAAGAGATTGTTCGCGACAACGCAATAG
- the guaA gene encoding glutamine-hydrolyzing GMP synthase, whose translation MILILDFGSQYTQLIARRVREAKVYCEIVPFNVDLSQYSDKNVRGYILSGGPASVKEPDSPRLDKSFYKTDKPVLGLCYGMQLMADIFGGMLVRSELREYGRAHFDVVEENSLLSGIPHRSQVWMSHGDSILELPKGFKIIGSTDGLEVAAIADTTRHFYGLQFHPEVHHTTEGKNIIHNFLFEICGMAGDWTTESFIESTVADIRQKVGKGKVVLGISGGVDSTVAALLLSKAIGGNLHAVFVNNGLLRKNEFEDVVKMLSSLEINLHPVDASDLFLDRLNGVSDPEKKRKLIGSTFIDIFEEQAEKIGGIDYLAQGTLYPDVIESVSFKGPSVTIKSHHNVGGLKERMSLKLVEPLRELFKDEVRVLGKSLGLPASFIGRHPFPGPGLAVRILGEVNKKRCDLLREVDAIFIEELHKNGIYDDIWQAFAVLLPVSAVGVMGDERTYENVVALRAVTSVDGMTADWARIDNDILAHISNRIIRQVKGVNRVTYDISSKPPATIEWE comes from the coding sequence ATGATACTTATTCTAGATTTTGGTTCGCAATATACGCAGCTTATAGCCCGACGCGTCCGTGAGGCGAAAGTGTATTGCGAGATTGTACCATTTAATGTCGACCTCAGCCAGTATTCCGACAAGAATGTGAGGGGATATATTCTTTCCGGCGGTCCGGCCTCGGTCAAAGAACCCGACTCGCCACGTCTCGACAAATCTTTCTACAAAACCGACAAACCGGTCCTCGGTCTTTGTTACGGCATGCAGCTCATGGCCGATATTTTCGGCGGCATGCTGGTACGCTCCGAACTGCGCGAATACGGCCGCGCTCACTTTGATGTTGTCGAAGAAAACAGCCTGCTCTCCGGCATTCCCCACCGCAGCCAGGTGTGGATGTCGCACGGCGACTCGATTTTAGAGCTGCCGAAGGGCTTCAAGATAATCGGGTCTACCGATGGCCTCGAAGTGGCCGCTATCGCCGATACCACGCGGCATTTCTATGGCCTTCAGTTTCATCCGGAGGTCCATCACACCACCGAAGGCAAAAACATCATCCACAATTTCCTGTTCGAGATTTGCGGGATGGCCGGCGATTGGACCACGGAATCGTTCATCGAGAGCACCGTGGCCGATATCCGCCAGAAAGTTGGCAAAGGCAAGGTGGTGCTGGGTATCTCCGGCGGCGTCGACTCTACCGTAGCGGCGCTCCTTCTGTCGAAAGCGATCGGTGGCAATCTGCACGCTGTATTTGTCAACAACGGGTTGCTTCGCAAAAACGAGTTCGAGGATGTCGTCAAGATGCTCTCCAGTCTCGAAATCAATTTACATCCGGTCGATGCTTCCGATTTGTTTTTGGATCGCTTGAACGGCGTGTCCGACCCGGAGAAGAAAAGAAAACTTATCGGTTCGACATTCATAGATATTTTCGAAGAGCAGGCCGAGAAGATCGGCGGTATCGATTATCTGGCGCAGGGGACATTGTACCCCGATGTCATCGAGTCGGTTTCTTTCAAGGGCCCATCGGTGACAATCAAGTCGCATCACAATGTCGGTGGCCTCAAAGAGCGCATGAGCCTGAAACTCGTAGAGCCGCTAAGGGAGCTTTTCAAAGATGAAGTCCGTGTGCTGGGAAAAAGTCTGGGCCTTCCGGCTTCGTTTATCGGAAGACACCCATTTCCCGGTCCGGGTTTAGCCGTGCGCATTCTTGGCGAGGTCAATAAAAAGCGGTGTGATTTGCTTCGCGAGGTCGACGCTATCTTCATCGAGGAGCTGCACAAAAACGGCATCTATGATGATATCTGGCAGGCTTTCGCGGTGCTTCTGCCGGTCAGCGCTGTGGGCGTGATGGGCGATGAACGTACGTATGAGAATGTCGTGGCGCTCAGGGCGGTTACATCGGTCGATGGTATGACCGCCGACTGGGCGCGAATCGACAACGATATTCTCGCCCACATTTCCAACCGCATTATCCGGCAGGTGAAGGGTGTCAATCGCGTCACCTACGATATCTCCTCCAAGCCGCCGGCCACGATAGAGTGGGAGTAA
- the nadB gene encoding L-aspartate oxidase yields MERNYDFIVVGSGIAGLFYSLKVAELNPKAKIAIITKKGESDTSTNRAQGGIASVLAGTDSFESHIQDTLKTGQGLCHREIVEQIVEAGPGLIQELIDYGVKFTKVNGRFDLGREGGHSHNRVVHASDFTGREIERALLTACRSKPNNIQIFRDHIVLDLLTFRTAGKEVCAGVFVFTEEDRTFDTFYAPITMLATGGLCQVYYHNSNPRIATGDGVAIAYRAGCSVGNLEFIQFHPTLLYSPGRWPFLISEAVRGEGGRLKSVYGKYIMEDAHELRDLAPRDVVARAIDKELKESGEEYVMLDISHRDAAFIKDRFPNIYKECLRRGFDITQRDIPVVPAAHYSCGGVVANIHGETEIAGLYTAGEIAMTGMHGANRLASNSLLEALVMAEYASKKSTDYYKHAETPQNVSVDNTLYSSLKYPREKILVAHDRRVLTRVMSDFVGIVRSQERLNLALEKVQQINAAIEQYYLATPATYAVVELRNMATVAELIVKSALMRFESRGLHYLEDCLETKKEFEHDTIIKGLP; encoded by the coding sequence ATGGAACGCAATTACGATTTCATAGTTGTCGGCAGCGGTATCGCCGGATTGTTTTATTCGCTCAAGGTTGCCGAACTGAACCCCAAAGCCAAAATTGCCATTATCACCAAGAAAGGTGAGTCCGATACCAGCACCAACCGCGCCCAGGGCGGAATAGCCAGCGTGCTGGCCGGTACCGACTCGTTCGAATCACACATACAGGATACCCTGAAAACCGGTCAGGGGCTATGTCACCGCGAGATAGTCGAGCAGATAGTCGAGGCCGGGCCGGGGCTTATCCAGGAGCTGATCGATTACGGCGTCAAGTTCACCAAAGTCAACGGCAGGTTTGATCTCGGACGCGAGGGCGGACACTCCCACAACCGCGTTGTGCACGCCTCAGATTTCACCGGACGCGAAATCGAACGTGCCCTTCTAACCGCCTGCCGCTCCAAGCCGAACAATATCCAGATATTCCGCGACCATATCGTGCTGGACCTGCTGACATTCAGAACCGCGGGAAAAGAAGTATGCGCCGGGGTGTTTGTCTTCACCGAGGAAGACCGCACTTTTGACACTTTCTACGCGCCCATTACCATGCTGGCCACGGGCGGCCTGTGCCAGGTGTACTACCACAACTCCAACCCGAGAATCGCCACCGGTGATGGTGTGGCGATAGCCTACCGGGCGGGGTGTTCGGTGGGTAATCTGGAGTTTATTCAGTTCCATCCCACGCTTCTGTACAGTCCCGGAAGATGGCCGTTTTTGATTTCCGAGGCGGTACGCGGCGAAGGGGGGAGGCTCAAATCGGTCTACGGAAAGTATATCATGGAAGACGCTCACGAACTTCGCGACCTGGCGCCCCGCGATGTTGTCGCGAGAGCTATCGATAAAGAACTCAAGGAGAGCGGCGAAGAATATGTCATGCTGGATATCAGCCACCGCGATGCCGCCTTCATAAAGGACCGATTCCCGAACATCTACAAAGAGTGCCTGCGGCGGGGATTCGATATCACCCAGCGCGATATCCCGGTCGTACCGGCGGCGCACTACTCCTGTGGCGGCGTCGTCGCGAACATCCACGGCGAAACCGAAATCGCCGGACTCTACACCGCGGGCGAAATAGCCATGACCGGCATGCACGGCGCCAACAGATTGGCATCGAACTCGCTTCTCGAAGCGCTGGTGATGGCTGAGTATGCCTCGAAGAAATCGACCGACTATTACAAACACGCCGAAACACCACAGAATGTCTCGGTCGACAACACTTTGTATTCATCGCTCAAATATCCTCGCGAGAAAATTCTCGTCGCGCACGACCGCCGCGTATTAACACGGGTGATGTCCGACTTTGTCGGTATTGTCAGGTCGCAGGAGAGACTGAATCTCGCGCTGGAAAAAGTGCAGCAGATAAACGCCGCCATTGAACAGTATTACCTGGCGACTCCGGCCACCTACGCGGTGGTGGAGCTTCGCAATATGGCCACTGTTGCCGAACTGATTGTCAAGTCGGCCCTGATGAGGTTTGAGTCGAGAGGACTGCACTATCTCGAAGATTGCCTCGAAACCAAAAAAGAATTTGAACACGATACTATCATAAAAGGCCTGCCGTGA
- the lpxK gene encoding tetraacyldisaccharide 4'-kinase translates to MLERWWKKIVRRPGMSLLAIPAFFLWLVSLVYRLGFYIRKKTTKPMVKLNIPVISIGNISVGGTGKTPLVAVLSRFMLDEGYRIGIVSSGYGRSSEEPVLGEGYEIRDLDPDITGDEMKHLAGLLPDAVFSVDKVKAIAAQRAADSGKVDLVIVDDGFQHFQLARDIDIVTYDAAIKRKQLKPFPYGFLREPVSSLKRADVIIITRAKFAKNLHGLQKRLLRINKSAEHYHAQFTATNIIGKEQTLSVKYLEDKSVFLFAGVGNFGSLRRQVSALCADLDFAMELSDHQVYDEELLERIKTLADKYDSDLILTTGKDWVKLQDFDFDREIYYLNQTVDLDPGEEKLVAYIEEKLKLEKMVQ, encoded by the coding sequence ATGCTTGAACGATGGTGGAAAAAAATAGTCAGGCGGCCCGGGATGTCGCTTCTGGCCATCCCGGCGTTCTTTCTGTGGCTGGTCTCGCTTGTTTATCGCCTCGGTTTCTACATCAGGAAAAAGACAACCAAACCGATGGTGAAACTCAATATCCCGGTGATTTCTATCGGGAATATCTCCGTCGGCGGCACCGGAAAAACCCCGCTGGTCGCGGTGCTTTCGCGCTTTATGCTCGATGAAGGATACCGGATAGGTATCGTATCGAGCGGCTACGGGCGGTCATCCGAAGAACCGGTGCTCGGCGAAGGTTACGAAATTCGCGATCTGGACCCCGATATCACCGGCGACGAAATGAAACACCTCGCCGGTCTGCTTCCTGACGCTGTCTTTTCTGTCGACAAGGTCAAAGCCATCGCCGCCCAAAGAGCCGCCGACAGCGGCAAGGTCGATCTGGTGATTGTCGATGATGGTTTCCAGCACTTTCAGCTCGCCCGCGATATCGACATCGTCACCTACGACGCCGCCATAAAGCGCAAGCAGCTCAAACCGTTCCCTTACGGTTTCCTTCGCGAGCCGGTGTCTTCTCTAAAGCGAGCCGATGTCATAATAATTACCCGCGCCAAATTCGCCAAAAACCTTCATGGCCTCCAAAAACGCCTGCTGCGAATTAACAAAAGCGCCGAGCATTACCACGCCCAGTTTACCGCCACCAATATTATCGGTAAAGAGCAAACGCTCTCGGTGAAATATCTCGAAGACAAGTCGGTATTTTTGTTCGCGGGAGTGGGAAATTTTGGAAGTCTCCGTCGCCAGGTAAGCGCCCTGTGCGCCGATCTGGATTTCGCTATGGAGCTGTCGGATCATCAGGTGTACGACGAAGAGCTGCTCGAGCGCATCAAAACCCTGGCCGACAAATACGATTCCGATTTGATTCTCACCACCGGAAAGGATTGGGTGAAACTTCAGGATTTTGATTTTGACCGCGAAATTTATTATCTTAACCAGACTGTCGACCTCGATCCGGGAGAAGAAAAGCTGGTGGCTTATATCGAGGAAAAATTGAAACTCGAAAAGATGGTTCAGTGA
- a CDS encoding glycosyltransferase N-terminal domain-containing protein, with amino-acid sequence MLWFYKTFSRLIYWSCYLYAKGRADGGSKLWKGRLGILPGNSKADVWLHAASVGEVKVAGYLIDYLLKKNADLRIHITTMTQTGYDTAVELYTNKNTSFSFFPIDTPAALERTVNSLSPGIVVITETEIWPNFICELSKRGIPVVLVNARMTEKALGKYKWIRPVMKKLLNKYERFFYKTEDDSKRYLELGVDASRGEVVGDMKFDAPLLERTESIISDVRSRAGVPGDAFLFVAGSTRPGEEAIIANVHKELSFEHKNLVTIIAPRHIERADEIKQLLDSKWIPFRIYGADQNGATMILVDRLGLLNELYLAANLAFVGGTLVDIGGHNILEPVWAGCPVLFGPSLYNVNEAAEYIRRRNYGGLVRSEEDLLSVLKKCLSGDIIYSTKRSGDLKQSATATAGDFILEKMKNA; translated from the coding sequence ATGCTCTGGTTTTACAAGACATTCTCCCGCCTGATATACTGGTCGTGCTATCTTTATGCCAAAGGACGCGCCGATGGAGGCAGTAAGCTGTGGAAAGGACGGCTCGGGATTTTGCCGGGAAACTCGAAAGCGGATGTCTGGCTCCACGCCGCTTCGGTGGGCGAAGTTAAAGTGGCCGGCTATCTTATTGACTACCTCCTGAAGAAAAATGCGGACCTCAGAATACACATCACGACCATGACCCAGACCGGTTATGATACGGCTGTTGAGCTTTACACAAACAAGAACACATCGTTCTCGTTTTTCCCCATCGATACTCCCGCCGCCCTCGAGCGAACCGTTAACAGCCTCAGTCCCGGCATCGTAGTTATTACGGAGACGGAGATCTGGCCGAATTTTATTTGCGAACTGTCAAAACGGGGCATCCCGGTAGTGCTTGTCAACGCCCGTATGACAGAGAAAGCGCTCGGCAAGTACAAGTGGATCCGACCCGTGATGAAAAAGCTCCTGAATAAATATGAACGCTTTTTCTACAAGACCGAAGACGACAGCAAGCGCTACCTTGAACTCGGGGTTGACGCTTCGCGAGGAGAAGTTGTGGGGGATATGAAATTCGATGCGCCCCTTCTGGAAAGGACCGAAAGTATCATAAGCGACGTGCGCTCTCGCGCCGGAGTTCCCGGCGACGCTTTTCTGTTCGTGGCCGGGTCAACCAGGCCGGGTGAGGAAGCCATAATCGCCAACGTGCACAAGGAGCTTTCTTTCGAGCACAAGAATTTGGTTACGATAATCGCGCCCAGGCACATCGAACGCGCCGACGAGATCAAGCAACTTCTCGACAGCAAATGGATTCCTTTTCGAATATATGGCGCCGACCAAAACGGCGCGACCATGATTCTTGTCGACCGTCTGGGACTGCTCAACGAGCTGTATCTGGCGGCCAATCTCGCTTTTGTCGGCGGCACTCTGGTTGACATTGGCGGCCACAATATTCTCGAGCCGGTTTGGGCCGGCTGCCCGGTCCTTTTCGGGCCTTCGCTTTACAACGTCAATGAAGCGGCGGAGTATATCAGAAGGCGCAATTATGGCGGTCTGGTGCGTTCTGAAGAAGATTTGCTTTCGGTATTGAAAAAGTGCCTGTCAGGTGATATAATTTACTCGACCAAACGCAGCGGTGACCTAAAGCAGTCAGCCACCGCCACGGCGGGGGACTTTATCTTGGAAAAGATGAAAAATGCTTGA